The following proteins are encoded in a genomic region of Dyadobacter sp. UC 10:
- a CDS encoding outer membrane protein assembly factor BamB family protein: MNRNLLRSAALILLLSNISSFVGVVTNGNSRHSATAEDWPTYGGNNAGSRYSPLSQINSGNVQNLKPAWTYDTGENNNPNERGMDMQCQPIIIDGIMYGTTPRLKVFAIEAATGKELWKFDPFEGKRPRFHPMRGVVYWREGDDKRILFTAGSTLFAINASDGKPVKSFGTNGEVDFHNGLGDEKTYGYNLNNFNIRNTTPGIIYKNLLITGSSVSEGGDALPGHIRAFDVKTGKVAWTFRTIPLPGEYGYETWSKDSYKKLGGANCWAGMVLDEKRGSVFLGTGSPSVDFYGGARKGTNLFANCVIALDAATGKRKWHFQTVHHDLWDRDIPCPPNLITVTHKGKKVDAVAQATKDGYIFVFDRDTGKPLFPVKEVPVPVKNALPGEAPWPTQPVPVKPAPFAYQSVTEADITSRTPEARAYVLDRFNNSTKGPKNQPPSITGSLLYHIGGGAEWGGAAADPNGIMYVNGNNMLWWLKMRDAKDKPQGQLLSKGQVLFNNNCAACHATDAKNAVATTDQAYPVLKDIGKKMSRDQINALLETGRNRMPSFQHLSKEDRNEIITFLLNMEAKPAANDIHAQTAEVTPKKVSDFPFSPPFINNGNVQFRDQDNYPGIKPPWGTLNAVDLNTGEYLWQVTLGEYPELTRQGVPPTGTENHGGPIVTAGGLLFIAATYDEKLRAFDTKTGKIVWEYKLPAGGFATPATYMVNGKQYIVIAAGGTRYGLKSGGSYVAFALP; the protein is encoded by the coding sequence GTGAACCGAAATTTGTTACGATCTGCCGCCCTTATTTTATTGCTATCCAATATCTCGTCCTTTGTTGGTGTTGTCACCAACGGCAATTCGCGGCACAGTGCCACGGCAGAGGATTGGCCTACCTATGGCGGTAATAATGCCGGGAGCAGGTATTCGCCTTTAAGCCAAATCAATAGTGGAAACGTTCAGAACCTGAAACCGGCCTGGACCTACGATACAGGCGAAAATAACAATCCGAACGAGCGCGGCATGGATATGCAATGCCAGCCGATCATCATCGATGGCATTATGTACGGCACGACGCCCCGTTTGAAAGTTTTCGCTATCGAGGCCGCTACCGGAAAAGAGCTCTGGAAATTTGATCCTTTTGAGGGAAAAAGACCACGTTTTCACCCGATGCGCGGCGTTGTTTATTGGAGGGAGGGAGATGATAAAAGGATCCTATTTACGGCAGGCTCCACACTTTTTGCGATCAATGCATCAGACGGAAAACCGGTGAAGTCTTTCGGGACCAATGGCGAAGTAGATTTCCACAACGGGCTGGGAGATGAAAAGACTTACGGTTATAACCTCAATAATTTTAACATCAGAAATACAACTCCGGGGATTATTTATAAAAATCTGCTCATCACCGGATCCTCCGTTTCAGAAGGAGGAGATGCGCTGCCGGGACATATCCGGGCATTTGATGTGAAGACCGGAAAAGTCGCCTGGACGTTCCGTACCATTCCGCTTCCTGGCGAATATGGATATGAAACCTGGTCAAAAGATTCCTATAAAAAGCTGGGAGGTGCCAATTGCTGGGCCGGAATGGTGCTCGACGAAAAGCGCGGTTCTGTATTCCTGGGTACCGGCTCGCCGTCGGTTGATTTTTACGGCGGGGCCAGAAAAGGGACGAACCTGTTCGCCAATTGTGTGATCGCACTCGACGCGGCAACGGGCAAACGAAAATGGCATTTCCAAACTGTACACCACGATCTCTGGGACCGGGATATTCCCTGTCCGCCTAATCTGATCACTGTCACACACAAAGGGAAAAAGGTCGATGCAGTTGCGCAGGCGACCAAAGACGGTTATATTTTTGTATTCGACCGCGACACCGGCAAGCCCCTTTTTCCTGTTAAGGAAGTGCCTGTTCCCGTGAAGAATGCATTGCCGGGCGAAGCGCCGTGGCCTACGCAGCCTGTTCCGGTTAAGCCTGCACCATTTGCATATCAATCAGTTACGGAAGCCGATATCACCAGCCGCACACCCGAGGCACGCGCGTATGTACTCGATCGGTTTAATAATAGTACAAAAGGTCCTAAAAATCAGCCTCCAAGCATTACAGGCAGCTTGCTTTATCACATAGGCGGAGGGGCGGAATGGGGTGGTGCAGCTGCTGATCCGAACGGGATTATGTACGTAAATGGGAACAATATGCTCTGGTGGCTCAAAATGCGGGATGCGAAAGACAAGCCGCAGGGACAGTTATTGTCGAAAGGCCAGGTTTTATTCAATAATAACTGCGCCGCCTGCCACGCTACGGACGCGAAAAATGCAGTAGCGACGACAGATCAGGCTTACCCCGTTTTAAAGGATATCGGTAAAAAAATGTCCCGTGACCAGATCAATGCATTGCTGGAAACCGGCAGAAACCGGATGCCTTCCTTCCAGCACCTTTCCAAAGAAGACAGGAACGAAATCATCACATTTCTTCTGAATATGGAGGCAAAGCCTGCGGCCAATGATATCCATGCGCAGACTGCCGAGGTAACTCCGAAGAAGGTCAGTGACTTTCCGTTTTCGCCTCCTTTTATCAATAATGGTAATGTACAGTTTCGCGATCAGGATAATTATCCCGGGATCAAACCGCCCTGGGGAACGTTGAATGCGGTAGATTTGAATACGGGCGAGTATTTGTGGCAGGTAACTCTCGGAGAATATCCCGAACTGACCCGCCAGGGAGTGCCACCGACAGGGACCGAAAATCACGGCGGGCCGATCGTTACAGCCGGTGGATTGCTCTTTATTGCAGCCACATACGATGAAAAACTCAGGGCTTTTGATACTAAAACCGGAAAGATAGTGTGGGAATACAAACTACCCGCAGGCGGTTTCGCGACGCCGGCTACTTATATGGTTAACGGGAAGCAATACATTGTGATAGCAGCCGGTGGTACCAGATATGGATTGAAGTCGGGCGGAAGCTATGTAGCATTCGCATTACCATAA
- a CDS encoding DUF1569 domain-containing protein codes for MENIFLPETAANLIARINHLTPETKPLWGKMNAPQMLAHVNVAYEMAFENKHKKPGVFMRWMLKMFVKDTVCGPKPYKHNSQTAPAFLITSDKDFGTEKNRLIGYLNKSVELGEDYFDGKESLSFGKLTKEEWNVMFHKHLEHHLSQFNV; via the coding sequence ATGGAGAACATTTTCCTTCCCGAAACCGCTGCAAACCTGATCGCCCGGATCAACCATCTGACGCCTGAGACCAAGCCGCTCTGGGGCAAAATGAATGCGCCTCAAATGTTGGCGCACGTGAATGTAGCTTACGAAATGGCTTTTGAAAACAAACACAAAAAGCCTGGTGTATTCATGCGTTGGATGCTGAAAATGTTTGTGAAGGATACGGTGTGCGGCCCTAAACCCTACAAACATAATTCCCAAACAGCACCGGCATTTCTGATTACTTCTGATAAAGATTTTGGAACTGAAAAAAATCGACTGATCGGCTATCTGAACAAATCAGTTGAGTTGGGGGAAGATTACTTTGATGGCAAGGAATCACTTTCGTTCGGCAAACTGACGAAGGAGGAGTGGAATGTGATGTTTCATAAACACCTCGAGCATCATTTGTCGCAATTTAACGTCTAG
- a CDS encoding glucosidase family protein, which translates to MKKIAVLAFIWATLATPLLAQETKIISDEDLKFLRQLTGDVLDNSRIRAGQSLPAPYGKNNTGGTLIRPGGRDTYPSFWIRDYAMSLETGLVSAAEQKHMLLLTAATQCDQTWITKGGSLVPFGAIADHIRVDDKMPIYFPGTYDYLGQGTEEYGMTPPYCDQFYFIEMGYYYYKSTSDIDFFKQSTNGSTLLERLENAFRVPPTDMTDHLVFTTGNFRGVDFGFRDAIRITGKLVYPSLLKYRAANQLAELLEKSGENKRGATYREIAELIKKTIPAIFLDTNGMLRASTGKSGQPDVWATALAAHWGILDKKQIEAASKFFVSAFKNGTLSYRGSVRHVLTDQDFDSNTAWESAIVPKNTYQNGSYWGTPVGWVALLIGRTDMQAARKLVSEYISELRENDFRKGPGFSSPVECFTDKGIRGPVYLTTVSCPFIALTSDER; encoded by the coding sequence ATGAAAAAGATAGCAGTACTTGCTTTTATCTGGGCGACACTTGCAACCCCGCTTTTGGCGCAGGAGACAAAGATCATCTCCGACGAGGACCTGAAATTCCTCAGGCAGCTCACCGGGGATGTGCTTGATAATTCACGGATCCGCGCAGGCCAAAGTTTGCCCGCCCCTTATGGGAAAAATAACACCGGCGGAACGCTCATCCGGCCGGGTGGGAGGGATACTTACCCTTCCTTCTGGATCCGCGACTATGCGATGTCGCTCGAAACGGGGCTCGTTTCAGCAGCAGAGCAGAAGCATATGCTCCTGCTAACTGCCGCTACGCAATGCGATCAAACGTGGATCACGAAAGGAGGCAGCCTGGTGCCGTTTGGCGCGATCGCCGACCATATCCGTGTCGATGATAAAATGCCGATTTATTTTCCGGGTACTTACGATTATCTCGGGCAGGGTACGGAAGAGTATGGGATGACGCCACCTTACTGCGACCAGTTTTATTTTATAGAAATGGGGTACTATTACTACAAAAGCACCTCTGATATTGATTTTTTTAAACAAAGTACTAACGGGAGTACTTTGCTGGAACGACTGGAAAATGCGTTCCGCGTGCCACCGACGGATATGACCGATCACCTTGTCTTTACAACCGGCAATTTCCGAGGCGTGGATTTCGGGTTCCGGGATGCGATCAGGATCACAGGAAAGCTGGTATATCCTTCATTATTGAAATACAGGGCCGCAAATCAGCTGGCCGAACTCCTGGAAAAATCCGGGGAGAACAAGAGGGGTGCGACCTACCGTGAGATCGCTGAGCTTATCAAAAAGACAATTCCTGCAATATTCCTGGACACAAACGGAATGTTGCGTGCTTCGACAGGCAAGAGCGGACAGCCGGACGTGTGGGCGACGGCACTGGCTGCTCATTGGGGAATATTGGACAAGAAGCAAATAGAAGCGGCGAGCAAATTTTTTGTCTCGGCTTTTAAAAATGGTACACTGTCTTACCGCGGAAGCGTGCGGCACGTGCTGACAGATCAGGATTTTGATAGCAACACGGCCTGGGAAAGCGCTATTGTGCCAAAAAACACTTACCAGAATGGCTCTTATTGGGGGACACCAGTCGGCTGGGTTGCATTACTGATCGGGCGCACTGACATGCAAGCAGCTCGGAAACTTGTTTCGGAATACATCAGCGAGCTGCGGGAAAACGATTTCAGGAAAGGACCCGGTTTTAGTTCGCCGGTCGAGTGTTTTACCGACAAAGGTATCCGCGGACCCGTCTACCTGACGACAGTCAGTTGTCCATTCATTGCATTGACAAGCGACGAACGATGA
- a CDS encoding GNAT family N-acetyltransferase codes for MHKIVRTTSENPDFVTLVKALDAYLAVTDGDEHAFYSQYNKIAKLRHVIVCYENGIPIGCGAMKAFGEDAMEVKRMFVAPEGRNRGIATLVLAELEKWAAELGMSRCVLETGRRQMEAVAFYQKNGYQATPNYGQYIGVANSVCFEKNLA; via the coding sequence ATGCATAAAATAGTACGAACAACTTCTGAAAACCCGGATTTCGTAACCCTGGTGAAGGCGCTTGACGCTTATCTGGCGGTAACTGACGGAGACGAACATGCTTTTTACTCGCAATACAATAAGATTGCAAAGCTCAGGCATGTGATTGTGTGCTACGAGAATGGCATACCGATCGGCTGCGGGGCTATGAAAGCTTTTGGTGAAGATGCAATGGAAGTAAAGCGGATGTTTGTGGCTCCTGAGGGTAGAAACCGGGGAATCGCGACGCTGGTATTAGCTGAGCTGGAAAAATGGGCCGCCGAACTGGGTATGAGCCGCTGCGTGCTGGAAACAGGCAGGCGGCAAATGGAGGCGGTGGCCTTCTATCAAAAGAACGGGTACCAGGCTACACCCAATTACGGGCAATATATAGGGGTTGCAAATAGTGTTTGTTTTGAAAAGAACCTGGCTTAA
- a CDS encoding MFS transporter, with translation MNNSSFKGYRWIIVVLLFLATTINYLDRQIIGLLKPILEKEFVWTETDFARIVMAFTAAYAVGLLVFGWLIDKIGTKIGYSFTIVFWSIAGMLHAVARSAVGFGIARVGLGLGEAGNYPAAVKTVAEWFPRKERALATGLFNAGTSVGVVVALLLVPWILSAYGWQEVFWITGALGFVWLIFWLIFYDIPVRQKRLSAEELHYITSGQDQDEHEAEKQPVKWIKLFTFPQTWAYITGKGLIDPIYWFFLFWLPSYFASTFNLDLKKFSLELMIIYTATTIGSIGGGYLSGWLIKKGWPTLKARKAVLLAFAVLELSVILIQFAGNVWVAVGLISFAVALHQAWATNVFTLPSDLFPKQAVSSVVGIGGMAGAVGGILFPILIGSLLDSYKAAGNLAGGYNIIFTICGFTYLVAWFIIHLLTKTPKVVELDELR, from the coding sequence ATGAACAACTCCTCTTTCAAAGGTTACAGGTGGATTATTGTGGTCCTGCTATTTCTCGCTACAACGATCAATTACCTTGACAGGCAAATTATCGGGTTGCTGAAACCTATTCTGGAAAAGGAGTTTGTGTGGACGGAGACCGATTTTGCCCGCATTGTCATGGCATTTACCGCGGCTTATGCAGTCGGTTTGCTTGTGTTCGGCTGGCTGATCGACAAAATCGGGACTAAAATCGGCTATTCATTCACGATCGTTTTCTGGAGTATCGCGGGCATGCTGCATGCCGTAGCGAGAAGTGCGGTCGGTTTTGGGATTGCTAGAGTAGGATTGGGGCTGGGTGAAGCGGGGAATTATCCGGCCGCGGTAAAAACGGTTGCGGAGTGGTTTCCTAGAAAGGAACGCGCACTTGCGACCGGGCTTTTTAATGCGGGAACCAGTGTGGGGGTGGTGGTAGCATTACTGCTTGTTCCCTGGATATTAAGTGCATATGGCTGGCAGGAAGTGTTCTGGATCACCGGTGCGCTGGGATTTGTCTGGTTGATTTTCTGGTTGATCTTTTACGATATTCCCGTCAGACAGAAACGTTTGAGTGCTGAGGAGCTGCATTACATTACCAGCGGGCAGGATCAGGACGAGCATGAAGCGGAAAAGCAGCCGGTGAAATGGATCAAGCTTTTTACCTTTCCGCAAACCTGGGCATACATCACCGGGAAGGGCCTTATCGACCCGATTTACTGGTTTTTTCTTTTCTGGTTGCCTTCCTATTTCGCATCCACTTTCAACCTGGACCTTAAAAAATTCAGTCTCGAATTAATGATCATCTATACCGCAACCACCATCGGGAGCATCGGCGGCGGGTATCTCTCGGGCTGGTTGATCAAAAAAGGCTGGCCGACATTAAAAGCGAGAAAAGCAGTTTTACTTGCCTTCGCCGTGCTTGAATTGTCGGTAATCCTGATCCAGTTTGCGGGTAATGTGTGGGTAGCAGTCGGGCTGATCAGTTTTGCGGTGGCATTGCACCAGGCCTGGGCTACCAATGTATTCACGCTACCTTCGGACCTGTTTCCGAAACAGGCAGTGAGCTCGGTCGTGGGAATCGGCGGAATGGCCGGTGCGGTCGGGGGAATTTTGTTTCCGATCCTGATCGGCAGCCTGCTGGATTCGTACAAAGCCGCGGGGAATCTTGCCGGTGGCTACAACATCATCTTCACGATCTGTGGCTTTACGTATCTCGTAGCGTGGTTTATTATACACTTACTGACTAAAACACCGAAAGTCGTGGAGCTGGATGAATTGCGGTAA
- a CDS encoding bifunctional 4-hydroxy-2-oxoglutarate aldolase/2-dehydro-3-deoxy-phosphogluconate aldolase, with protein sequence MSKEKFSDKLFKKAPLVGIIRNVSLEDVKQILPIYREAGLTTVEITMNTPDAAEMISYAIAHESAGLNIGAGTVCTENDLKAALEAGAQFIVTPVINKKVIKSCVKKGIPIFPGAFTPTEIYNVWTLGATMVKIYPATSLGPEYIKDLKAPMNQLKLLPTGGVGLENMNAFLQAGANGLGIGGQLFDKKLIQNKDWAGLKAHFQQFVHKLSL encoded by the coding sequence ATGAGTAAAGAAAAATTTTCGGACAAGCTGTTTAAAAAAGCCCCTTTGGTTGGAATTATCCGCAACGTTTCACTGGAAGATGTAAAGCAGATCCTGCCGATTTACCGGGAAGCGGGGTTGACGACAGTAGAAATCACGATGAATACTCCCGACGCAGCTGAAATGATCAGTTATGCGATCGCCCATGAAAGTGCAGGGCTGAATATCGGAGCGGGGACGGTCTGTACTGAAAATGACCTGAAAGCTGCATTGGAAGCGGGAGCACAATTCATTGTTACCCCGGTAATTAATAAAAAAGTAATCAAATCGTGCGTAAAAAAGGGCATTCCGATCTTTCCCGGCGCCTTCACGCCGACTGAGATTTACAATGTATGGACGCTCGGCGCGACGATGGTCAAAATTTATCCGGCCACTTCCCTTGGCCCGGAATATATCAAAGACCTGAAAGCGCCCATGAACCAGCTCAAATTGCTGCCGACAGGTGGCGTAGGACTTGAAAATATGAATGCTTTTCTGCAAGCCGGGGCAAACGGTTTGGGTATAGGCGGGCAGCTTTTTGATAAAAAACTGATTCAAAACAAAGATTGGGCAGGCTTAAAGGCACATTTCCAGCAATTTGTACATAAACTTTCTCTCTGA
- a CDS encoding 2-dehydro-3-deoxygalactonokinase produces the protein MSACILSCDWGTTSFRLRLIRSADREVLGELVSRNGVSDTFSLWKEQHAGSVSRIDFFKNYLKKQIEKLGSTAGIKLDGIPVIISGMASSSIGMQEIAYAEIPFALDGSDIQTSYLEEVPGFPHEIILLSGVRSDHDVMRGEETQLIGLNELVALPAGEEAIFIFPGTHSKHLYVSDGKLVGFRTFMTGEIFDIVARHSILKDSIEPYQSAGLPAPAWDAFLKGVQESGAGVILNSLFKVRTNQLFGLLDKEQNGMYLSGLLIGSEMQTLAAGGNRQVVLCSGNNLFELYKNAANALGLVGKTIIVPPDIIDKAAVAGHLRVFGRGSLTLNKSNYE, from the coding sequence ATGAGTGCATGTATATTAAGTTGTGATTGGGGAACAACTTCTTTCCGGTTGAGATTGATCAGGAGTGCTGATCGGGAAGTGTTGGGGGAGCTGGTTTCCCGGAACGGCGTGAGCGACACGTTTTCGCTTTGGAAAGAACAACATGCCGGTTCCGTCTCGCGTATCGATTTTTTTAAAAACTATCTTAAAAAGCAGATTGAGAAACTAGGCAGTACGGCCGGGATTAAACTGGATGGTATTCCTGTCATCATTTCCGGAATGGCTTCCTCTTCGATTGGAATGCAGGAAATTGCCTACGCGGAAATCCCTTTCGCCCTCGATGGAAGCGATATTCAGACAAGTTATCTGGAAGAAGTACCTGGCTTTCCGCATGAGATCATCCTGCTCTCGGGGGTACGTAGTGACCATGATGTGATGCGCGGGGAAGAGACGCAGCTGATCGGTTTGAACGAACTGGTGGCGCTGCCGGCAGGGGAGGAGGCTATCTTCATTTTCCCGGGGACGCATTCCAAACATTTGTATGTAAGCGATGGAAAACTGGTCGGTTTCAGGACTTTTATGACGGGGGAAATTTTTGATATTGTGGCCCGTCACAGCATTTTGAAAGACTCCATTGAACCCTATCAATCTGCCGGTTTGCCTGCTCCGGCCTGGGATGCTTTCCTGAAAGGCGTGCAGGAATCGGGGGCAGGTGTTATTTTAAATTCACTTTTCAAGGTGAGAACCAACCAGCTTTTTGGTTTATTGGACAAGGAACAGAACGGAATGTACCTGAGCGGCCTTTTGATCGGTTCGGAAATGCAGACACTTGCTGCCGGGGGAAACAGGCAAGTTGTGCTTTGCAGCGGAAATAATCTTTTCGAACTATACAAAAACGCGGCGAATGCATTGGGATTGGTGGGCAAGACCATCATCGTTCCGCCTGACATTATTGACAAAGCAGCGGTCGCCGGGCATCTCCGGGTTTTCGGGCGCGGCAGTTTAACATTGAACAAATCAAATTATGAGTAA
- a CDS encoding class I SAM-dependent methyltransferase, protein MNIRELFYTHQGNLIHKWDHYFDIYEKHFARYKGQKVNILEIGISHGGSMQLWKKYFGEGLHIYAIDINQDCKKLEEENTTIFIGSQSDKSFLQNVASQIPDLDIIIDDGGHMMDQQLISFETLFGKVKQGGVYLVEDTHTSYWTEFYGGLRKPGSFIEHSKNLIDTLYESHIHYDNQLSFNDITRNISCISFYDSVVVFDKELRKKPFHKQIGEMTITPYVQIEKRKETFWESWKNKFKPRRRHSFEENDGGFA, encoded by the coding sequence ATGAATATCCGCGAGCTATTTTACACCCACCAGGGGAACCTCATTCACAAGTGGGACCATTATTTTGATATTTACGAAAAGCATTTTGCCAGGTACAAAGGACAAAAAGTGAATATCCTTGAAATCGGGATTTCGCACGGAGGGTCCATGCAGCTTTGGAAGAAATACTTTGGTGAAGGCCTACATATTTACGCAATCGACATTAACCAGGATTGTAAAAAACTCGAAGAGGAAAATACGACCATATTTATCGGCTCGCAAAGCGACAAAAGCTTCCTTCAAAATGTTGCCAGCCAGATCCCCGATCTGGACATTATCATCGACGATGGCGGTCACATGATGGACCAGCAGCTTATATCCTTTGAGACGCTTTTCGGCAAAGTAAAGCAGGGCGGGGTTTATCTTGTTGAAGACACGCACACTTCCTACTGGACCGAGTTTTATGGCGGATTAAGGAAGCCGGGTAGTTTTATCGAACATTCAAAAAATCTGATCGACACCCTTTACGAGAGTCACATCCACTACGATAATCAACTGTCCTTCAATGATATTACCAGAAATATCAGCTGCATTTCCTTCTATGACAGCGTAGTAGTTTTCGACAAAGAGTTGCGCAAAAAACCCTTTCACAAACAAATAGGAGAAATGACAATCACGCCCTACGTGCAGATCGAAAAAAGGAAGGAAACATTCTGGGAATCGTGGAAAAACAAATTCAAGCCCAGGCGCAGGCACAGCTTTGAGGAAAATGACGGAGGGTTTGCTTGA
- a CDS encoding DUF4932 domain-containing protein, with amino-acid sequence MRLHVPLRHFAAATFLILHSLLGIAQQLPVIRAAKSSANIRVGNELQQGSWNINPSLKPDVFDIYVEPAGTPVTFITDQDSIRFLIKPDSYYDFVILVNGKDSALTAIKGFPFVPRAHFTDDYKKSHTGKTFVEVPPFYELVNIVFALTTEGRKDNGMIDKKIPYYTEVLQWFDKYRNEPVVERINADLKSPDGYHALKMDAYAFELSGEKVVKSPVYDRLGFSDGNNLQHQIAGLQDFGQKSNFSDFYAKHQPYYDRLIASYRDSIGVQEMQNWLTVNFPSTRYDSFKIIFSPLVSSNQSATRFDYDGFREAQAHVNFPRMDGIGSKEYSKKAFLVQAGSILFTELNHAFINPESEKPEYAARINKAFADLNVWNDMQKPAKYYADGYSSFNEYMNWALVCLRYADYAPKAEQGKLISRTEDMMVNLRGFKKFAAFDQFLVRLYKNRKKGQVLADLYPEIVSWFEKNA; translated from the coding sequence ATGAGGCTACACGTACCACTGAGACATTTCGCAGCAGCTACTTTTCTGATCCTTCATTCCCTATTAGGCATAGCCCAGCAGTTACCCGTCATCAGGGCCGCGAAATCTTCGGCAAACATCCGGGTAGGAAACGAATTGCAACAGGGATCCTGGAATATCAACCCCTCCCTCAAACCAGATGTTTTTGATATATACGTAGAACCCGCCGGCACGCCGGTCACCTTTATCACCGACCAGGATTCGATCCGATTTCTCATCAAACCAGACAGTTATTACGATTTTGTGATACTGGTTAACGGAAAAGACAGTGCCCTCACTGCGATCAAAGGTTTTCCTTTTGTTCCCCGCGCACATTTCACCGATGATTATAAAAAATCGCATACCGGCAAAACTTTTGTCGAGGTTCCGCCATTTTACGAGCTGGTCAATATCGTTTTTGCATTGACGACCGAAGGCAGGAAAGATAATGGGATGATCGATAAAAAGATCCCCTACTATACCGAGGTACTGCAATGGTTCGATAAATATCGCAATGAGCCCGTGGTAGAACGCATCAATGCAGACCTGAAAAGCCCGGATGGTTATCACGCATTGAAAATGGACGCCTACGCATTCGAACTAAGTGGTGAAAAGGTCGTCAAAAGCCCTGTTTATGACCGCCTGGGGTTTTCGGATGGCAATAATCTCCAACATCAGATTGCCGGCTTGCAGGATTTTGGCCAAAAAAGCAATTTCTCCGATTTTTACGCAAAACATCAACCATACTACGACCGCCTGATCGCCAGCTACCGGGATTCGATCGGCGTGCAGGAAATGCAAAACTGGCTGACGGTCAATTTCCCTTCCACCAGGTACGATTCATTCAAGATCATTTTTTCTCCCCTGGTAAGCAGTAATCAGTCTGCAACTCGCTTCGACTACGACGGTTTCAGAGAAGCACAGGCGCACGTCAATTTTCCGCGTATGGACGGTATCGGCTCAAAAGAATATTCAAAAAAAGCGTTTCTGGTACAAGCAGGAAGCATTCTGTTCACTGAGCTTAACCACGCATTCATCAATCCGGAAAGTGAAAAGCCGGAATATGCGGCCAGGATAAATAAAGCATTTGCCGATCTGAATGTCTGGAATGATATGCAAAAACCGGCCAAGTATTATGCTGACGGCTATTCTTCCTTCAACGAATACATGAATTGGGCGCTGGTCTGCCTGCGTTATGCCGACTACGCGCCCAAAGCCGAGCAGGGGAAATTAATCAGTCGAACCGAGGATATGATGGTCAACCTGCGCGGTTTCAAGAAATTTGCCGCATTCGACCAGTTTTTGGTAAGGCTGTATAAAAACCGCAAAAAGGGACAGGTATTAGCAGATCTGTATCCTGAGATTGTGAGCTGGTTTGAGAAAAATGCTTAA